A single genomic interval of Salinarchaeum sp. IM2453 harbors:
- a CDS encoding sugar phosphate nucleotidyltransferase, translated as MDAIVLAGGYATRLWPITRHRPKMFLPIGESTVIDRIFEELESDERVETVYVSTNKRFAEDFEEYLESSSYEKPVLSIEETVKEDEKFGVIGALAQLVDREGLSSDTIVVAGDNLISFSLTDFIDTFQGNDEPTLAAYDVGATERATEYGVVSVEENVVTEFQEKPDSPESTLVSIACYGFPSRTLTLLEEYLSGDNNPDEPGWFIQWLVDRETVHAFAFEGAWFDIGTPQSYLDAVAWHLDGKSLVHDDATVENSTIGENVHIMEGATIIDSHIENSVIFPNVKVKSSEVRSSIIDEYAVVENLNLAGAQIGADTRLPDNG; from the coding sequence ATGGATGCGATTGTGTTAGCGGGTGGGTATGCGACGCGTCTATGGCCGATTACACGTCATCGGCCGAAGATGTTCCTTCCAATAGGAGAGTCTACGGTCATTGATCGGATATTTGAGGAACTTGAGTCTGATGAGCGGGTTGAGACCGTGTACGTAAGTACAAACAAGCGGTTTGCTGAGGACTTCGAAGAATATCTTGAATCCAGTTCATACGAGAAACCGGTACTGAGTATTGAAGAGACCGTTAAAGAAGATGAAAAGTTCGGGGTAATTGGAGCTCTTGCTCAACTGGTTGATCGAGAGGGGTTGAGTTCCGATACAATCGTCGTTGCCGGTGATAACCTCATTAGCTTCTCGCTGACAGACTTCATTGATACGTTTCAAGGGAATGATGAGCCAACGCTTGCAGCGTATGATGTTGGGGCAACTGAACGAGCAACTGAATATGGAGTTGTAAGTGTAGAAGAAAACGTCGTAACGGAGTTTCAAGAGAAACCAGACAGTCCAGAAAGTACACTTGTTTCAATCGCGTGCTATGGATTTCCAAGTAGAACGCTCACGCTACTTGAGGAGTATTTGTCAGGAGATAATAACCCCGATGAGCCAGGATGGTTCATTCAATGGCTAGTTGATCGGGAAACTGTACACGCATTTGCATTTGAGGGTGCATGGTTTGACATTGGAACACCACAATCATATTTAGATGCAGTTGCTTGGCACTTAGATGGGAAATCACTGGTTCACGACGACGCAACAGTTGAAAATTCAACGATCGGAGAGAATGTTCACATTATGGAAGGAGCAACAATTATCGATTCACACATAGAGAATTCTGTTATCTTCCCAAACGTGAAAGTAAAATCAAGTGAAGTTCGGTCTTCGATCATAGACGAATACGCAGTTGTCGAAAATCTGAATCTGGCGGGAGCACAAATCGGTGCAGATACACGATTGCCGGATAACGGCTAA
- a CDS encoding diphthine--ammonia ligase — protein MDEFSSGHNWVSLFSGGKDSSYALYLALQHDLNVERILTILPTEESYMYHVPAIDLAELAAESIGIEYQPIDTTDLSLSGDSTVQGDTEIQPLETALRELTTESPDIKGVIAGAVESEFQANRIESMCNRLNFELFSPLWQRDPYALATDMIDAGFDIRIVQVAAAGLDQSWLGRQLDQDTLQDLKALNEKYGVHPLGEGGEFETIVVDGPHMSKRIELEYEKKWENMRGELVITDATLTER, from the coding sequence ATGGATGAGTTCTCTTCTGGACACAACTGGGTTAGCCTCTTTTCTGGCGGTAAAGATTCATCGTATGCCCTTTATTTAGCGTTGCAACACGACCTCAATGTTGAACGAATTCTTACTATTCTTCCAACAGAGGAGTCATACATGTATCATGTTCCAGCAATTGATTTGGCAGAACTCGCTGCAGAAAGTATCGGCATTGAGTATCAACCTATTGACACTACTGATCTGTCTCTTAGTGGTGACTCAACTGTTCAGGGCGACACAGAGATTCAACCTCTTGAAACTGCGCTCAGAGAACTGACTACTGAATCACCAGATATCAAGGGTGTTATTGCTGGCGCTGTCGAAAGTGAGTTCCAGGCAAATCGAATTGAATCGATGTGTAACCGATTGAATTTTGAACTGTTTTCTCCACTGTGGCAACGAGATCCGTATGCTCTTGCAACTGACATGATTGATGCTGGATTCGATATTCGTATCGTTCAAGTTGCTGCTGCCGGACTTGACCAATCGTGGCTTGGCAGACAACTTGACCAAGATACACTACAAGACCTCAAAGCACTTAACGAAAAATATGGTGTTCATCCGCTTGGTGAAGGAGGTGAGTTTGAAACAATTGTGGTCGACGGTCCCCATATGTCCAAACGAATCGAGTTAGAATACGAAAAGAAATGGGAAAATATGCGAGGCGAACTGGTAATCACAGATGCGACTCTTACTGAGCGTTAG